One segment of Pristis pectinata isolate sPriPec2 chromosome 3, sPriPec2.1.pri, whole genome shotgun sequence DNA contains the following:
- the mtif2 gene encoding LOW QUALITY PROTEIN: translation initiation factor IF-2, mitochondrial (The sequence of the model RefSeq protein was modified relative to this genomic sequence to represent the inferred CDS: inserted 1 base in 1 codon), with protein MDRWKATARLLVMMMRRLLFRLNPATWKSCNHEIRILKWKYALDLRPRPRPRLLVLQQSCLPRDINKFSPLFIRHFSTKRNGIFKNAAVKQKQIKKEVEIKQRMTVSELAEVMDKDTDHVYEALLHTNIDMDSLDDDFVLDEKWIKEIIKKSGMKFRWAKLSEEKVKENKDAVKRPPADPAALVSRSPVVTIMGHVDHGKTTLLDSLRKTQVAAMEAGGITQHIGAFLVHLPSGEKITFLDTPGHAAFSAMRARGANVTDIVILVVAADDGVMKQTIESIQHAKKSNVPIILAINKCDKPEADHENVKKELLAHDVICEEYGGDVQSINISALKGDNLMALAEATVALSEVLELKADCTGPVEGIIIECRNDKGKGPVTTAIIQRGTLKKGCVLVAGKSWAKVRLMFDENNKPMNTAGPSTPVEIVGWKELPSAGDEILEVESEQRAREVLEWRSYVEAQEKIKQDLEVIEAKQKEHLEAYKKERESFSSLNWRRRKSAMYKANKHLMATRPKERSELDKLTLPIIVKGDVDGSVEAILNILDGYDADKQCNLQVIHFGVGDISENDVVSAEIFSGLVYGFNVNANKVAQQMANKKGIKIKLYKVIYQLIDDLKDELSAKLPPVLEETVIGEASVLALFRVTVGKKEVPVAGCRVHKGQLHRKMKFKLIRDGHILWRGSLTSLRHLKDDVPIVKTGMECGLSLDNDXDIKLGDEIICYEEKEVPQNISWDPGF; from the exons ATGGACAGATGGAAGGCCACTGCTAGATTG TTGGTGATGATGATGAGAAGATTATTGTTTAGACTGAATCCTGCGACATGGAAGTCATGTAACCATGAGATCCGTATACTGAAATGGAAATATGCTCTTGACTTGAGGCCGAGGCCACGTCCACGTCTACTGGTGCTGCAGCAAAGCTGTTTACCCAGGGATATCAACAAATTCAGCCCATTGTTCATCAGGCATTTTAGCACCAAGAGG AACGGAATATTTAAGAATGCTGCAGTGAAACAAAAGCAGATAAAGAAAGAAGTGGAAATAAAGCAAAGAATGACTGTCTCTGAGCTTGCAGAAGTAATGGATAAAGATACAG ATCATGTGTATGAAGCTCTGCTGCACACGAATATTGACATGGACTCCTTAGATGATGATTTTGTCTTGGATGAAAAATGGATAAAAGAGATCATAAAAAAGTCTGGAATGAAGTTTAGATGGGCAAAACTTTCAGaagaaaaagtgaaagaaaataaagatgctgtaAAGAG GCCACCTGCAGATCCAGCAGCATTGGTTTCTAGGTCACCCGTAGTTACTATCATGGGTCACGTAGACCATGGAAAAACGACGTTACTTGACAGCCTTAGAAAAACCCAGGTTGCAGCAATGGAGGCAGGAGGTATCACTCAGCATATTGGAGCATTCCTTG TGCACTTGCCATCTGGTGAAAAGATAACCTTCTTGGATACCCCTGGCCATGCTGCCTTTTCCGCAATGAGAGCCCGTGGTGCTAATGTAACAGACATTGTGATATTGGTTgttgctgcagatgatggagtaaTGAAGCAAACGATAGAATCAATTCAACATGCTAAAAAATCTAATG TTCCAATAATACTGGCAATAAATAAATGTGACAAACCAGAGGCAGATCATGAAAATGTAAAGAAGGAATTGTTAGCCCATGATGTAATTTGTGAGGAGTATGGTGGTGATGTTCAATCAATAAATATATCAGCTCTTAAG GGAGACAATTTGATGGCTTTAGCTGAGGCTACTGTTGCTCTCTCTGAAGTGCTGGAGTTGAAAGCGGATTGCACAGGCCCTGTTGAGGGTATCATCATTGAATGTCGGAATGATAAAGGGAAAGG ACCAGTTACCACAGCTATTATCCAGCGTGGAACATTGAAGAAAGGTTGTGTCCTGGTGGCAGGAAAGAGCTGGGCTAAGGTACGATTAATGTTTGATGAAAATAACAAGCCAATGAATACTGCTGGACCAAGTACTCCAGTTGAGATAGTTGGTTGGAAAGAACTTCCATCTGCAGGAGATGAAATACTTGAAGTGGAATCAGAG CAAAGAGCCAGAGAGGTTTTAGAATGGAGAAGCTATGTCGAAGCACAAGAAAAAATCAAACAAGACCTTGAGGTGATTGAAGCAAAACAGAAGGAACACCTTGAGGCATACAAGAAAGAACGGGAGAGCTTTAGTAGCCTGAACTGGAGACGGAGAAAATCTGCCATGTACAAGGCAAATAAACATCTAATGGCAACAAGGCCGAAAGAGAGGAGTGAATTGGACAAGTTGACACTTCCAATAATAGTAAAAG GTGATGTTGATGGCTCTGTAGAAGCCATTCTGAACATCTTAGATGGTTATGATGCTGATAAGCAATGTAACCtgcaagtgatccattttggtgTTGGAGATATTAGTGAAAATGATGTAGTCTCAGCTGAGATATTTTCAG GTTTGGTATATGGCTTTAATGTAAATGCTAACAAAGTGGCACAACAGATGGCTAAcaagaaaggaataaaaatcaAATTGTATAAGGTTATCTACCAGCTCATTGATGACCTCAAGGATGAATTGAGTGCCAAATTGCCTCCAGTGCTTGAAGAAACCGTAATAG GAGAGGCATCGGTGTTAGCACTTTTCCGTGTGACAGTAGGAAAAAAGGAGGTTCCTGTAGCAGGTTGTAGAGTCCACAAGGGTCAGTTGCACAGAAAGATGAAGTTTAAGCTCATCCGTGATGGGCATATTTTGTGGAGAG GTTCCCTGACTTCTCTCAGACATCTGAAGGATGATGTCCCCATTGTGAAGACCGGCATGGAATGTGGCCTTAGCTTGGATAATG ATGATATAAAGCTTGGTGATGAAATTATTTGTTATGAAGAAAAGGAAGTTCCGCAAAATATCTCCTGGGATCCAGGATTTTAA